The following are encoded together in the Glycine max cultivar Williams 82 chromosome 8, Glycine_max_v4.0, whole genome shotgun sequence genome:
- the LOC100819013 gene encoding F-box protein At1g67340 codes for MRTRRGACYPGVVSRMCSNVRVTKKKSKDLHMHMHVPAGDSIIYSRKKQKKTPEKLAAGRYDFFESLPDDLVISIFCKLSSTATKPSDFVNVLITSKRLNRLALHSLVLSKASPRTFTIKAKYWCDSAHKFLKHCADAGNIEACYTLGMIRFYCLQNRGSGASLMAKAAINSHARALYALAVIQFNGSGGTKSDKDLRAGVALCARAAFLGHVDALRELGHCLQDGYGVRQNIAEGRRFLVQANARELAAVLSTGAAARTLLSWNLQPQQLRQGSGCPLLSDFGCNVPAPDVHPASLFMTEWFAAHGGSPGPGLRLCSNAGCGRPETRKHEFRRCSVCGEVNYCSRACQALDWKFRHKAECAPVERWLDEDGEDVGNDDGDGEVEVVMVDS; via the exons ATGAGAACAAGGAGAGGTGCGTGTTATCCTGGTGTAGTCTCAAGGATGTGCTCCAATGTGAGGGTTACGAAGAAAAAAAGCAAGGATCTGCACATGCATATGCATGTTCCTGCCGGAGACTCCATTATTTATAGCCGGAAAAAGCAGAAGAAAACGCCGGAAAAACTCGCCGCCGGTCGTTACGATTTTTTCGAGTCCTTGCCGGATGACCTCGTAATCTCCATCTTCTGCAAGCTTAGTTCCACCGCCACTAAACCTTCCGATTTCGTCAATGTTTTAATCAC GTCTAAAAGATTAAACAGATTAGCACTTCATTCGCTTGTATTATCCAAAGCCTCGCCGAGAACTTTCACTATTAAAGCAAAATATTGGTGCGATTCGGCACACAAATTCCTCAAACACTGTGCCGATGCCGGAAACATTGAAGCTTGCTATACTTTAGGCATG ATTCGGTTCTACTGTTTGCAAAACCGAGGGAGCGGCGCGTCGTTGATGGCGAAGGCGGCGATTAACTCTCACGCGCGGGCTCTCTACGCGCTGGCCGTGATTCAGTTCAACGGAAGCGGGGGCACGAAGAGCGACAAGGACCTACGCGCCGGCGTGGCGCTATGCGCAAGAGCGGCGTTTCTCGGACACGTCGACGCGCTGCGCGAGCTCGGCCACTGCCTACAGGACGGTTACGGCGTACGGCAGAACATCGCCGAGGGACGGCGGTTCCTCGTGCAGGCCAACGCGCGTGAGCTCGCCGCCGTGCTGTCCACCGGCGCCGCCGCGCGTACCTTGCTGAGTTGGAATCTTCAGCCGCAGCAGCTCCGGCAGGGGTCCGGGTGTCCGCTTCTCAGCGATTTCGGATGCAACGTGCCGGCGCCGGATGTGCATCCGGCGAGCCTGTTCATGACTGAGTGGTTCGCCGCTCACGGCGGTTCTCCGGGACCGGGGCTGAGACTCTGTTCTAACGCGGGGTGCGGGAGGCCCGAGACGAGGAAGCACGAGTTTCGAAGGTGTTCTGTGTGCGGCGAGGTGAATTATTGCTCACGCGCGTGCCAAGCGCTTGATTGGAAGTTCCGGCACAAAGCGGAGTGCGCCCCCGTGGAGCGATGGCTCGACGAGGACGGCGAAGATGTCGGTAACGACGACGGTGACGGAGAGGTCGAGGTTGTTATGGTAGATAGTTAG